Proteins encoded together in one Corallococcus soli window:
- a CDS encoding PilW family protein, protein MSPASMHRRGFTLLEVMIASALGVIVLATGLMVGTQMQKRALFEEQTMMAQVTGRAVKELLTTDLSRAGTGMGNTPISFGLTPDDDRSAITVWPNPDLTGNETPLGPDASFTPAPTAALASDVLQLYWGETSGMITLAPCADAPDVGRYRTSDLSTFCTTTNPSNELVNPTQPTIAVLVSGGNKVACPVKVSGVMAGTPGRLTVHGPDLEVPYSPACSGALDAEFWKPTGVKADVENWLALRLGGAAYRVNWRDNIPTLESRAPGQPTWSVVSRDVERMTVREGIIDLSAGHNALNWYPSGPDDTVARPYISQCTLADFNSGPCRIDLKGPDDQDLLLPITDEELQKRMRQRVRELEITLVVRTRRINQDAVLGGQDEEGHEQDGYKRRRLTFRVLSRNFAAVGLLRPPPKDDDEVVVTP, encoded by the coding sequence ATGAGCCCCGCATCCATGCACCGGCGGGGCTTCACGCTCCTGGAAGTGATGATCGCCAGCGCCCTGGGGGTCATCGTGTTGGCCACGGGGCTGATGGTGGGCACGCAGATGCAGAAGCGCGCCCTCTTCGAAGAGCAGACGATGATGGCGCAGGTCACGGGCCGGGCGGTGAAGGAGCTGCTCACCACCGACCTGTCGCGGGCGGGCACGGGCATGGGCAACACGCCCATCTCCTTCGGCCTCACTCCCGATGATGACCGCTCGGCCATCACCGTCTGGCCCAATCCCGACCTGACGGGCAATGAAACGCCCCTGGGCCCGGACGCGAGCTTCACCCCGGCGCCCACGGCGGCCCTGGCGTCGGACGTGCTCCAGCTCTACTGGGGGGAGACGAGCGGGATGATCACCCTGGCCCCGTGCGCGGACGCTCCGGACGTGGGCAGGTACCGCACCAGCGACCTGAGCACGTTCTGCACGACCACGAATCCCTCCAATGAGCTGGTGAACCCCACGCAGCCGACCATCGCCGTGCTGGTCAGCGGTGGAAACAAGGTGGCCTGCCCCGTGAAGGTCAGCGGCGTGATGGCCGGGACCCCGGGGAGGCTCACGGTCCACGGGCCGGACCTCGAGGTCCCGTACTCCCCCGCATGCAGCGGAGCCTTGGACGCCGAGTTCTGGAAGCCCACCGGCGTGAAGGCGGACGTGGAGAACTGGTTGGCCCTGCGCCTGGGTGGCGCGGCCTACCGGGTGAACTGGAGGGACAACATCCCCACGCTGGAGTCTCGCGCCCCCGGTCAACCGACCTGGTCCGTGGTGAGCCGCGACGTGGAGCGGATGACCGTGCGCGAGGGGATCATCGACCTTTCGGCCGGACATAACGCCCTGAACTGGTACCCCAGCGGGCCTGACGATACCGTCGCCCGCCCGTACATCTCCCAGTGCACGCTGGCGGATTTCAACTCGGGGCCCTGTCGCATCGACCTCAAGGGGCCGGACGATCAGGACCTTCTGCTTCCGATCACCGACGAGGAGCTGCAGAAGCGCATGCGGCAGCGGGTCCGCGAGCTGGAGATCACGCTGGTCGTCCGCACCCGCCGCATCAACCAGGATGCCGTCCTGGGCGGACAGGATGAAGAGGGGCACGAGCAGGATGGATACAAGCGCCGCCGGCTGACGTTCCGCGTCCTCTCGCGCAACTTCGCGGCGGTGGGACTGCTGCGGCCGCCCCCCAAGGATGATGACGAAGTGGTGGTGACGCCATGA
- a CDS encoding type IV pilus modification PilV family protein: MMQRASRGVTLLEVMATMAVMLLGVSAAMTVVSQTSFANRRTLTANQAQIIAERTLESILTAGCQGLPNCAERINETFRVYQTSEGLLRDTPPTDPKVLAREYTVDVDVDNVMSPISAEGGKWGNPPVNRPLVGGEAGNLLNVRVSVSWEEPGVRSGRQVVVLQTRMAQ; the protein is encoded by the coding sequence ATGATGCAGCGTGCCTCACGGGGTGTGACCCTGCTGGAAGTCATGGCCACCATGGCCGTCATGCTGCTGGGCGTGTCGGCGGCGATGACCGTGGTGAGCCAGACCAGTTTCGCCAACCGGCGGACGCTGACCGCCAACCAGGCGCAGATCATCGCGGAGCGGACCCTGGAGAGCATCCTGACAGCCGGATGCCAGGGGCTGCCGAACTGCGCTGAGAGGATCAACGAGACCTTCCGGGTCTACCAGACGTCCGAGGGGCTCCTGCGGGACACGCCGCCCACGGACCCCAAGGTCCTGGCCAGGGAGTACACGGTGGACGTGGACGTGGACAACGTCATGTCTCCCATCTCCGCGGAGGGCGGCAAGTGGGGCAATCCCCCCGTGAACCGTCCGCTGGTGGGAGGAGAAGCGGGCAATCTCTTGAACGTGCGGGTGTCCGTGAGCTGGGAAGAGCCGGGCGTGCGTTCCGGCCGGCAGGTCGTCGTCCTCCAGACGAGGATGGCGCAATGA
- a CDS encoding DUF4114 domain-containing protein, translated as MRTLFKNALAALLVTGATPVTAQVAGPQLLCQDDLANDKQGTFKLGPDGLTVSNNTIVLRDDNRLQLNTNLKKLDSENITFPFDQNVTIDYVYESAGASHSLGYMYMDDVKLKGYADANGNLVDKNDNGILDLHEALYNLTPDNDTVLPVKYVGQLPRRCNRTFTSGGKTYMEPELAMGGACAKTFVHKTDVTDARPGRGHSSAFNIANDWVGSSNDTSSDKGLFPHIPNLLEPAAPENGYNGIGRMVFLLVDDDSDYTVTRGLGPVADVEDTYDGIPDYHVSRYDFRGLQLPIPGPADPEYNNYMNINSGDRRVNLGLVEGGKEIVFFAVVYYDVRHNTDNDTVAPCLKRKPYSNDPNEDGKCLLHLQTSVSVFFSKATWNLDQNFKAPADNKVTERNIGCSYEESCNAPTDATACVIENSGGKRACGWLEQDTLDRLASPAYNSLTMPPEGVTIMRPGTEPGNLSQAVDRMNYMPHVIVGAPTTDPFRWILGFEDLNGGGDRDFNDIVFMINKENGGGAKSTTVTSDVMGDTGDRLGPDFTITKVRFRRQDDVAPYSSTATPPPASSLRVQKPGESVTACPGNGQPCWTEEAAGACTPPSGVRPTITYSIAVDCRVLDENGKYKTNPSPGWVPVVFPTGGTYPAQEVEIDILALGLTGSQLCWKVDISSPNEQCRPIIDDVDIGYQAVRSGAYARSSPSTLGNVAVWGVNETPGQRWGEGWSGATGSLPLPGIRTYDGAKDYTIRGRLYLQSLYDPEKPELTNPTLRWEAGRVMALSMPIGDPLNRKLFTMSDGNGNNKQVKGKGNDLFPGSLCNTYSEIDRRYPYDLNYDGNCNAGSERDFLVDWLYGYENKATDARRPWPMGGINLSTVALAVPPYKDNWYQYAKPTERDLYRKNFMEGLEERKTVAYVGTMSGVLHAFDTGDFRNALDDGCLEADQQRGFFKPTGCGSPNSPAPRAYGSGEEKFAYMPELLLGQYRNQYVRFRNSGTLTRPQMDASPSIANVDLGDRSDWNASIKYDWKPATTAQKQRGAKTVLVSATGKSTPVVYALDITNPTDSWYPLPLWEFSFKDLTMASDFTAAVNADNTVLLPDNIGSRHAPSVVRAAWGSANAQDRRWVAAVGTDYEPGDKRAGAVFLLDMKTGKPLDYGTSAGGKYAGVITFEKGSGIAAESAMLDLDQDGTYDVMYVPTTSGSVWRVNLKNVSTTRKLGDKVQKCMVARASSALQNHPGANQTELDLQQLYSNLAVKLVRTESGSVVRFYFGTGDNPDQYTDGYDEPNPQSPTYQYHLLAFEDPNPEGDKPCQQLEPLWVQKLGPGEKLWGGVALSADSVFAATAAGKAADICNLSTTQNGASYIATQLTGAMTRSELEGHAISAPVVHDEHLFVLTATGKLQIKGKQSWNNKAGASGVPKSQIMLWEPLPDGRLPR; from the coding sequence ATGCGGACGCTTTTCAAGAACGCCCTCGCGGCCCTGCTGGTGACGGGCGCCACGCCCGTCACCGCCCAGGTCGCCGGCCCCCAGCTGCTCTGCCAGGACGACCTGGCCAACGACAAGCAGGGCACCTTCAAGTTGGGCCCGGATGGCCTGACCGTCAGCAACAACACCATCGTGTTGCGCGACGACAACCGCCTCCAGCTCAACACCAACCTCAAGAAGCTGGACTCGGAGAACATCACCTTCCCGTTCGACCAGAACGTCACCATCGACTACGTGTACGAGTCCGCCGGTGCTTCGCACTCGCTCGGCTACATGTACATGGATGACGTGAAGCTCAAGGGCTACGCGGATGCCAATGGCAACCTCGTCGACAAGAACGACAACGGCATCCTCGACCTGCACGAGGCCCTCTACAACCTGACGCCGGACAACGACACCGTCCTGCCCGTCAAGTACGTCGGCCAGTTGCCCAGGCGCTGCAACCGGACCTTCACGTCCGGCGGCAAGACGTACATGGAGCCCGAGCTGGCGATGGGGGGCGCATGCGCCAAGACCTTCGTCCACAAGACCGACGTCACGGACGCACGCCCGGGCCGCGGGCACTCCAGCGCCTTCAACATCGCGAACGACTGGGTGGGGAGCAGCAACGACACCTCGTCCGACAAGGGCCTGTTCCCGCACATCCCCAACCTGCTGGAGCCGGCTGCGCCCGAGAACGGCTACAACGGCATCGGAAGAATGGTCTTCCTGCTCGTGGATGACGACAGCGATTATACCGTCACCCGCGGCCTGGGCCCCGTCGCGGATGTTGAAGACACCTACGACGGCATCCCGGACTATCACGTCTCCCGGTACGACTTCCGCGGCCTCCAGCTGCCCATCCCCGGACCCGCGGATCCCGAGTACAACAACTACATGAACATCAACTCCGGGGACCGCAGGGTCAACCTGGGCCTTGTCGAGGGTGGCAAGGAAATCGTCTTTTTCGCCGTCGTCTACTACGACGTCCGCCACAACACGGACAACGACACGGTCGCCCCCTGCCTCAAGCGCAAGCCCTACTCGAACGACCCCAACGAGGACGGCAAGTGCCTGCTGCACCTGCAGACGTCCGTCTCCGTGTTCTTCTCCAAGGCCACCTGGAACCTGGACCAGAACTTCAAGGCGCCCGCGGACAACAAGGTGACGGAGCGCAACATCGGCTGCAGCTACGAAGAGAGCTGCAATGCCCCGACGGACGCGACGGCCTGTGTCATCGAGAACAGCGGCGGCAAGCGGGCCTGCGGCTGGCTGGAGCAGGACACGCTCGACCGCCTGGCCTCGCCTGCGTACAACAGCCTGACCATGCCCCCGGAGGGCGTGACCATCATGCGCCCTGGCACGGAGCCGGGAAACCTGAGTCAGGCCGTGGACCGCATGAACTACATGCCCCACGTCATCGTGGGCGCGCCCACCACGGACCCCTTCCGGTGGATCCTCGGCTTCGAGGACCTCAACGGCGGCGGTGACCGCGACTTCAACGACATCGTGTTCATGATCAACAAGGAGAACGGCGGTGGCGCCAAGTCCACCACCGTGACCTCCGACGTCATGGGTGACACGGGGGACAGGCTCGGTCCGGACTTCACCATCACCAAGGTCCGCTTCCGCCGGCAGGACGACGTCGCGCCGTACTCATCGACGGCCACCCCGCCCCCGGCCTCCAGCCTCCGCGTCCAGAAGCCGGGCGAATCCGTGACCGCGTGCCCGGGGAACGGGCAGCCCTGCTGGACCGAGGAAGCCGCGGGAGCCTGCACGCCGCCGAGCGGCGTCAGGCCCACCATCACCTATTCCATCGCGGTGGACTGCCGCGTCCTGGACGAGAACGGCAAGTACAAGACCAACCCCTCGCCGGGCTGGGTCCCGGTGGTCTTCCCCACGGGCGGGACGTACCCCGCCCAGGAAGTGGAGATCGACATCCTGGCGCTGGGCCTGACGGGTTCGCAGCTGTGCTGGAAGGTGGACATCAGCAGCCCCAACGAGCAGTGCCGTCCCATCATCGACGACGTGGACATCGGCTATCAGGCCGTTCGCTCCGGCGCCTACGCGCGCTCCAGCCCCAGCACCCTGGGCAACGTGGCCGTGTGGGGCGTGAACGAGACGCCGGGCCAGAGGTGGGGTGAGGGTTGGAGCGGTGCCACGGGCAGCCTCCCGCTCCCTGGCATCCGCACGTACGACGGCGCCAAGGACTACACCATCCGCGGTCGCCTGTACCTGCAGTCGCTCTATGACCCGGAGAAGCCGGAGCTGACCAATCCGACCCTGCGCTGGGAAGCGGGCCGCGTGATGGCCCTGTCCATGCCGATTGGAGATCCGCTCAACCGCAAGCTGTTCACCATGTCGGACGGCAACGGCAACAACAAGCAGGTCAAGGGCAAGGGCAACGATCTGTTCCCGGGCAGCCTCTGCAACACGTACAGCGAGATCGACCGGCGCTATCCCTACGACCTGAACTACGACGGCAACTGCAACGCCGGCTCCGAACGCGATTTCCTGGTGGACTGGCTGTACGGCTACGAGAACAAGGCCACCGACGCGCGTCGGCCGTGGCCCATGGGTGGCATCAACCTGTCCACCGTGGCGCTGGCGGTCCCTCCCTACAAGGACAACTGGTACCAGTACGCGAAGCCGACCGAGCGGGACCTCTACCGCAAGAACTTCATGGAGGGCCTGGAGGAGCGTAAGACCGTGGCCTACGTGGGCACGATGAGCGGCGTGCTCCACGCCTTCGACACGGGAGACTTCCGCAACGCGCTGGATGACGGCTGCCTCGAAGCGGACCAGCAGCGCGGGTTCTTCAAGCCGACGGGCTGTGGCTCCCCGAACTCTCCGGCTCCCCGCGCGTACGGCTCCGGCGAGGAGAAGTTCGCCTACATGCCCGAGCTGCTGCTGGGCCAGTACCGCAACCAGTACGTGCGCTTCCGCAACTCGGGCACCCTGACGCGGCCCCAGATGGACGCCTCACCCAGCATCGCCAACGTGGACCTGGGTGACCGCAGCGACTGGAACGCCAGCATCAAGTACGACTGGAAGCCCGCGACCACGGCCCAGAAGCAGCGGGGCGCCAAGACGGTGCTCGTCTCCGCGACGGGCAAGTCCACGCCGGTGGTCTACGCGCTCGACATCACCAACCCCACGGACAGCTGGTATCCGCTGCCCCTGTGGGAGTTCAGCTTCAAGGACCTGACCATGGCGAGCGACTTCACCGCCGCGGTGAACGCGGACAACACCGTGCTGTTGCCGGACAACATCGGCTCGCGCCATGCGCCCTCCGTGGTCCGGGCGGCCTGGGGTTCGGCGAACGCCCAGGACCGACGCTGGGTGGCGGCGGTGGGCACCGACTACGAGCCGGGCGACAAGCGCGCGGGCGCGGTGTTCCTGCTCGACATGAAGACGGGAAAGCCGCTCGACTACGGCACCAGCGCGGGTGGCAAGTACGCGGGCGTCATCACCTTCGAGAAGGGCTCGGGCATCGCGGCGGAGTCCGCGATGCTGGACCTGGACCAGGACGGGACGTACGACGTCATGTACGTGCCCACCACCTCCGGCAGCGTCTGGCGCGTCAACCTCAAGAACGTGAGCACGACCCGGAAGCTGGGCGACAAGGTGCAGAAGTGCATGGTGGCGCGCGCGTCCTCCGCGCTGCAGAACCACCCGGGCGCCAACCAGACGGAGCTGGACCTGCAGCAGCTCTACTCCAACCTGGCGGTGAAGCTCGTGCGGACGGAGAGCGGCTCGGTGGTGCGCTTCTACTTCGGCACCGGCGACAACCCGGACCAGTACACGGACGGCTACGACGAACCGAACCCCCAGTCGCCCACGTATCAGTACCACCTGCTGGCGTTCGAGGATCCGAACCCCGAAGGTGACAAGCCGTGCCAGCAGTTGGAGCCCCTGTGGGTCCAGAAGCTGGGGCCGGGCGAGAAGCTCTGGGGCGGTGTCGCGCTCAGCGCCGACAGCGTCTTCGCGGCGACCGCCGCGGGCAAGGCCGCGGACATCTGCAACCTGAGCACCACGCAGAACGGCGCCTCGTACATCGCCACCCAGCTCACGGGCGCGATGACCCGCTCCGAACTGGAAGGCCACGCCATCTCCGCGCCGGTGGTCCACGACGAGCACCTCTTCGTGCTCACGGCGACGGGGAAGCTGCAGATCAAGGGCAAACAGAGCTGGAACAACAAGGCAGGGGCCAGCGGCGTGCCCAAGTCGCAGATCATGCTGTGGGAACCGCTGCCCGACGGGAGGCTGCCGCGATGA
- a CDS encoding c-type cytochrome, with protein sequence MKRLIPLLLLLPALASAQDRGELAFNKACTQCHQAQAPTRPPKPVKGIRTPVAPAMDQVVRKKSLTQIHAWVQSPHRFNAKTACDTRLLAPDDLESLMSFLATVTVPAEPPRRVLLKQQREQQVVERTRRKKAEAEAKAKQSQSTNQGKK encoded by the coding sequence ATGAAACGCCTGATCCCCTTGTTGCTCCTGCTCCCCGCGCTCGCCAGCGCCCAGGACCGGGGCGAGCTGGCCTTCAACAAGGCCTGTACGCAGTGCCACCAGGCCCAAGCCCCCACCCGGCCCCCGAAGCCCGTCAAGGGCATCCGCACTCCGGTGGCACCCGCCATGGACCAGGTGGTCCGCAAGAAGAGCCTGACGCAGATCCACGCGTGGGTGCAGTCCCCTCACCGGTTCAACGCCAAGACGGCGTGCGACACCCGGCTGCTGGCCCCGGATGACCTGGAGTCGCTGATGAGCTTCCTGGCCACCGTGACGGTGCCGGCGGAGCCGCCGCGCCGGGTGCTCCTGAAGCAGCAGCGGGAGCAGCAGGTGGTGGAGCGGACGCGGCGCAAGAAGGCGGAAGCCGAAGCGAAGGCGAAGCAGTCCCAGTCGACGAACCAGGGGAAGAAGTGA